A single Cygnus atratus isolate AKBS03 ecotype Queensland, Australia chromosome 11, CAtr_DNAZoo_HiC_assembly, whole genome shotgun sequence DNA region contains:
- the MESD gene encoding LRP chaperone MESD isoform X2: MAIPVDERATKAKDDDIEEGDLPEHKRPPAPIDFSKIDPGKPESILKLTKKGKTLMMFVTVSGNPTEKETEEITSLWQGSLFNANYDVQRFIVGSNRAIFMLRDGGYAWEIKDFLISQERCADVTLEGQVYPGKGADESEKGKNKTKPEKAKKKKDADKKSKSSKEDNRATKQRDDL, from the exons aaagatgatGACATCGAAGAGGGTGATCTTCCCGAACACAAGAGGCCTCCAGCACCAATAGATTTCTCAAAAATTGATCCAGGCAAGCCTGAAAGTATCCTGAAACTGACGAAAAAGGGGAAGACTCTGATGATGTTTGTCACCGTGTCAGGAAATCCCacagaaaaggagacagaagaaattACCAGCTTGTGGCAGGGCAGTCTCTTCAATGCAAACTATGATGTACAAAG GTTTATTGTTGGCTCAAATCGTGCAATCTTTATGCTGCGTGACGGTGGTTATGCCTGGGAGATCAAAGACTTTCTGATAAGTCAAGAAAGGTGTGCGGATGTTACTCTGGAAGGCCAGGTTTATCCTGGCAAAGGAGCAGAtgaaagtgagaaaggaaaaaacaaaacaaaacctgaaaaagcaaagaagaaaaaagatgcagacAAGAAATCtaaaagcagcaaagaggaCAACCGAGCAACCAAGCAGAGAGATGATCTATGA
- the MESD gene encoding LRP chaperone MESD isoform X1: MAAAARWALLGLALWLCAAARAGEPEGKRRAGPAKKKDIRDYNDADMARLLEQWEKDDDIEEGDLPEHKRPPAPIDFSKIDPGKPESILKLTKKGKTLMMFVTVSGNPTEKETEEITSLWQGSLFNANYDVQRFIVGSNRAIFMLRDGGYAWEIKDFLISQERCADVTLEGQVYPGKGADESEKGKNKTKPEKAKKKKDADKKSKSSKEDNRATKQRDDL; encoded by the exons atggcggcggccgcTCGCTGGGCCCTGCTGGGCCTGGCGCTGTGGCTCTGCGCGGCCGCCCGGGCCGGCGAGCCGGAGGGGAAGCGTCGGGCCGGGCCGGCCAAGAAGAAGGATATTCGGGACTACAACGACGCGGACATGGCCCggctgctggagcagtgggAG aaagatgatGACATCGAAGAGGGTGATCTTCCCGAACACAAGAGGCCTCCAGCACCAATAGATTTCTCAAAAATTGATCCAGGCAAGCCTGAAAGTATCCTGAAACTGACGAAAAAGGGGAAGACTCTGATGATGTTTGTCACCGTGTCAGGAAATCCCacagaaaaggagacagaagaaattACCAGCTTGTGGCAGGGCAGTCTCTTCAATGCAAACTATGATGTACAAAG GTTTATTGTTGGCTCAAATCGTGCAATCTTTATGCTGCGTGACGGTGGTTATGCCTGGGAGATCAAAGACTTTCTGATAAGTCAAGAAAGGTGTGCGGATGTTACTCTGGAAGGCCAGGTTTATCCTGGCAAAGGAGCAGAtgaaagtgagaaaggaaaaaacaaaacaaaacctgaaaaagcaaagaagaaaaaagatgcagacAAGAAATCtaaaagcagcaaagaggaCAACCGAGCAACCAAGCAGAGAGATGATCTATGA